From one Actinomyces sp. Marseille-P3109 genomic stretch:
- a CDS encoding YczE/YyaS/YitT family protein → MGQVITACGIAICLEGKSGVDPFTAFLQGVSHVSGISFAAIVPIVNIIMLILVFPFDRSIFGLGTVINFTVVGVFVDYFRPIYRSVFHVEYSLGSMLLHLAIGLPLFCLGVSMYITCDLGQCPYDGIAPSLRRHFPRCSYRAYRMVQDIITILLALILIRFDLSLGIIALGTVIMGFFIGPIIGFFNKRVSNRMVGITGDIFAASKPTTGGSPAPA, encoded by the coding sequence GTGGGGCAGGTGATCACGGCCTGCGGGATTGCGATCTGTCTGGAGGGCAAGAGCGGCGTCGACCCGTTCACGGCCTTCCTTCAGGGCGTCTCCCACGTCTCAGGGATCTCCTTCGCCGCGATCGTCCCGATCGTCAACATCATCATGCTGATCCTCGTCTTTCCCTTCGACCGGTCCATCTTCGGTCTGGGGACGGTCATCAACTTCACCGTCGTGGGCGTCTTCGTGGACTACTTCCGCCCGATCTACCGCAGCGTCTTCCACGTCGAGTACTCCTTGGGCAGCATGCTCCTGCACCTGGCCATCGGGCTTCCGCTGTTCTGCCTGGGGGTCTCCATGTACATCACCTGCGACCTGGGCCAGTGCCCCTACGACGGCATCGCGCCCTCGCTCAGGCGCCACTTCCCGCGCTGCAGCTACCGTGCCTACCGGATGGTCCAGGACATCATCACGATTCTCCTGGCCCTTATCCTCATCAGGTTCGACCTCTCACTGGGCATCATCGCTTTGGGAACGGTCATCATGGGCTTCTTCATCGGCCCCATCATCGGATTCTTCAACAAGCGCGTCTCCAACCGCATGGTGGGGATAACCGGCGACATCTTCGCCGCATCCAAGCCGACGACCGGGGGCTCCCCGGCGCCGGCCTGA
- a CDS encoding GDSL-type esterase/lipase family protein — protein MRETRLSFIGDELVAGHGDGRALGWTGRVMARTPRDADILWTSLAVPGETTAQMSDRWGPEVARRSTHTGINRLVVGLGVADVLAGISYARSRLALANILDTAASDHRECFVVGPPPLPEADPDATAQLSQAAEEVCLRRNVPYVDAFEPLRNHEQWTADVAAAGGTHPGQAGYGLLAWLVLHRGWYEWLGVERPES, from the coding sequence ATGCGTGAGACGAGGCTGAGCTTCATCGGCGACGAGCTGGTGGCCGGTCATGGTGACGGACGCGCTCTGGGCTGGACGGGCCGGGTCATGGCCCGCACACCTCGGGACGCCGACATCCTGTGGACCTCACTGGCGGTTCCCGGTGAGACGACCGCGCAGATGTCCGACCGCTGGGGGCCTGAGGTGGCCCGCCGCTCCACGCACACCGGTATCAACCGGCTCGTGGTGGGGTTGGGCGTGGCCGACGTGCTTGCCGGCATCTCCTACGCCCGCTCCCGCCTGGCCCTGGCCAATATCCTCGACACTGCTGCCTCCGACCACCGAGAGTGCTTCGTCGTCGGGCCGCCTCCCCTGCCCGAGGCCGATCCCGACGCCACCGCCCAGCTCTCCCAGGCCGCCGAGGAGGTGTGCCTGCGCCGCAACGTGCCCTACGTGGACGCCTTCGAGCCGCTGCGCAACCACGAGCAGTGGACGGCCGACGTCGCGGCCGCCGGCGGCACGCACCCGGGCCAGGCCGGCTACGGACTGCTGGCCTGGCTGGTGCTGCACCGCGGCTGGTACGAGTGGCTCGGCGTCGAGCGCCCCGAGTCCTGA
- the rsrA gene encoding mycothiol system anti-sigma-R factor — translation MRDRMEPGTGSEKNAETAETPKTAKAAVGSQDCSCAEARAHLEAFLDRECTADLTERLAQHVATCPYCSRIADAETHLREILRSRCAEQAPPELRARVLGRLSTLRATSVSVTTTSTTTRTQASASGRVVRIVESRVESSRTIHVQED, via the coding sequence ATGAGAGACCGCATGGAACCGGGGACAGGCAGCGAGAAGAACGCTGAGACCGCTGAGACTCCCAAGACAGCCAAGGCCGCGGTCGGGTCCCAGGACTGCTCCTGCGCTGAGGCCCGCGCCCACCTGGAGGCCTTCCTCGACCGGGAGTGCACCGCCGACCTCACCGAGCGCCTCGCCCAGCACGTGGCCACCTGCCCGTACTGCTCGCGCATCGCCGACGCCGAGACCCACCTGCGCGAGATCCTGCGCTCGCGTTGCGCCGAGCAGGCTCCCCCCGAGCTGCGCGCCCGCGTCCTGGGGCGCCTGTCGACGCTGCGGGCCACCTCGGTGAGCGTGACGACGACGTCGACCACGACCCGGACTCAGGCCTCCGCTTCCGGAAGGGTCGTGCGCATCGTGGAGTCCCGGGTCGAGTCCTCGCGAACCATTCACGTCCAGGAGGACTGA
- a CDS encoding 50S ribosomal protein bL37 has protein sequence MSKRGRKRRARAKSSANHGKRPNA, from the coding sequence ATGAGCAAGCGCGGTCGTAAGCGTCGTGCACGTGCGAAGTCCAGCGCCAATCACGGCAAGCGTCCCAACGCCTGA